In Amycolatopsis jiangsuensis, the following proteins share a genomic window:
- the treZ gene encoding malto-oligosyltrehalose trehalohydrolase, which translates to MMFTVWAPEADRVRVRVDGTEHEMAAGAGGWWQAEVTGTEYAFLLGDDDRPLPDPRSLRQPHGVHEQSRVYDHGEFGWTDRSWTGRQLPGGVIYELHLGTFTAGGTFDTAIERLDHLADLGVTHVELLPVNSFDGVAGWGYDGVLWGAVHEPYGGPDGLKRFVDACHGRGLAVLLDVVYNHLGPSGAYLDRFGPYFAGRTDWGAGLNLDGPGSDEVRRYVLDNALGWLRDFHVDGLRLDAVHALVDKCATHLLEELSVEVEALSTTLGRPLTLIAESDLNDPKLVTSRDGGGYGLHAQWSDDLHHALHVRLTGETTGYYPDFAAPDALAKTLREVFFHTGTWSSFRERTHGRPVDTRVLPGHRFLAYLQDHDQIGNRAAGDRLSATVPAGLLACGAAVVFCSPYTPMVFMGEEWAASTPWQFFASFPDPELAEAVRTGRRREFSRHGWAAEDVPDPMDPATVVRSRLDWSEPGADGHREILELYRTLIRLRRERPELADPRLSEVVVETAPDGSWLVLHRDALRLACNFGAEPVTVPLAGTAGELLAAWGAPGPEGSSARLPAHSFVLVSTG; encoded by the coding sequence CTGATGTTCACCGTATGGGCCCCCGAAGCCGACCGGGTGCGGGTGCGGGTGGACGGCACCGAGCACGAGATGGCCGCGGGTGCGGGCGGGTGGTGGCAGGCGGAGGTCACCGGGACCGAGTACGCGTTCCTGCTCGGCGACGACGACCGTCCGCTACCGGATCCGCGGTCACTGCGCCAGCCGCACGGAGTGCACGAGCAGTCCCGGGTGTACGACCACGGCGAGTTCGGCTGGACCGACCGCTCCTGGACCGGGCGGCAGCTGCCCGGCGGCGTCATCTACGAACTGCATCTGGGCACCTTCACCGCGGGCGGCACGTTCGACACGGCGATCGAACGGCTGGACCACCTCGCCGACCTCGGCGTGACGCATGTCGAGCTGCTTCCGGTGAACTCCTTCGACGGTGTCGCCGGCTGGGGCTACGACGGTGTCCTGTGGGGTGCGGTGCACGAGCCCTACGGCGGCCCGGACGGGCTCAAGCGGTTCGTCGACGCCTGCCACGGGCGCGGTCTCGCCGTGCTGCTCGACGTCGTGTACAACCACCTCGGTCCGTCGGGTGCGTACCTGGACCGGTTCGGCCCGTACTTCGCCGGCCGCACCGACTGGGGTGCCGGACTGAACCTCGACGGTCCCGGATCGGACGAGGTACGCCGGTACGTGCTGGACAACGCGCTGGGCTGGCTGCGGGATTTCCACGTGGACGGGCTGCGGCTCGACGCGGTGCACGCACTCGTGGACAAGTGCGCCACGCATCTGCTGGAGGAGTTGTCGGTCGAGGTCGAGGCCCTGTCCACGACACTCGGCCGTCCGCTCACGCTGATCGCCGAGTCCGACCTGAACGACCCGAAGCTGGTCACCAGCCGCGACGGCGGCGGCTACGGACTGCACGCGCAGTGGTCCGACGACCTGCACCACGCTCTGCACGTGCGGCTCACCGGCGAAACCACGGGCTACTACCCGGATTTCGCCGCGCCGGACGCACTGGCGAAAACCCTGCGCGAGGTGTTCTTCCACACCGGGACCTGGTCGTCGTTCCGCGAGCGCACACACGGCCGTCCGGTGGACACCCGCGTGCTGCCGGGCCACCGGTTCCTGGCCTACCTGCAGGACCACGACCAGATCGGCAACCGCGCGGCCGGCGATCGGCTGTCCGCGACCGTGCCCGCCGGCCTGCTTGCCTGTGGCGCTGCGGTGGTCTTCTGCTCGCCGTACACGCCGATGGTGTTCATGGGGGAGGAGTGGGCGGCGAGCACGCCCTGGCAGTTCTTCGCCTCGTTCCCGGACCCCGAGCTGGCCGAGGCGGTCCGCACCGGACGCCGCCGCGAGTTCTCGCGGCACGGCTGGGCCGCCGAGGACGTGCCGGACCCGATGGATCCGGCGACCGTCGTCCGTTCCCGGCTCGACTGGTCCGAACCGGGCGCCGACGGCCATCGGGAGATCCTCGAGCTGTACCGGACGCTGATCCGGCTCCGCAGGGAGCGGCCCGAGCTGGCCGATCCGCGGCTGTCGGAGGTGGTGGTGGAGACGGCGCCGGACGGGTCGTGGCTGGTGCTGCACCGCGATGCGTTGCGGCTGGCCTGCAACTTCGGCGCGGAGCCGGTCACCGTCCCACTGGCCGGGACGGCGGGCGAGCTGCTGGCGGCCTGGGGCGCGCCCGGCCCGGAAGGATCTTCGGCCCGGCTGCCCGCGCACTCGTTCGTGCTGGTCAGTACGGGCTGA
- the treY gene encoding malto-oligosyltrehalose synthase yields MPSSTYRVQLRPEFGFPAAGGIVDYLRELGAGALYASPVLDATPGSTHGYDVTDPTKARPELGGEQARKALSARLKEAGLGFVVDIVPNHMSVEVPKANRWWWDVLRHGRDSAYANFFDIDWSRGRVLLPVLGEDAAVAELSVEDGPEGAELGYYEHRFPIAPGTEGGSPQEVHARQHYELVGWRRGNRELNYRRFFDITNLAAVSVERPEVFAETHGEVLRWVSDGDVTGLRVDHPDGLADPGGYLRRLRAGAPGAWLVVEKILHPGEAVPQSWPVDGTTGYDALREITGVFADPAAEPVFTRLAAEQGVRTGFAEVEQRARRLVTDEILVAEVHRIAALCSGVDSGAARAAVAEVMIAFPAYRSYLPEGAAHWDEAVARARERRPELAPAFDALDSQVRGAPDGELATRIQQTSGMVVAKGTEDTTFYRFTRFAALNEVGGSPDRFGLGVAGFHTLATGRAAAQPATMTTLTTHDTKRSEDTRARLVALSEVAEEFAAAVRRWTARRGIDEPALNLLAWQTLVGAWPISPARLRDYLDKAAKESKLRTTWTDHDEEFERAVAAWPDEVLGDAELAADVEAFVARVRGAGWSNSLGQKLVQLAGPGVPDVYQGTELWDHSLVDPDNRRAVDYSVRREILARVRAGEQPGIDESGAAKLLVVHRALTLRRDRPELFTGYRPLHAEGAAADHLLAFERGERLTVAVTRLPLGLERSGGWRDTVLPLRDGGWTDVLTGRAVGDAPRAAALFDRYPVALLVREDS; encoded by the coding sequence GTGCCGTCCTCGACCTACCGGGTGCAGTTGCGGCCGGAGTTCGGATTTCCGGCCGCCGGCGGGATCGTGGACTACCTGAGGGAGCTGGGTGCCGGCGCGCTCTACGCGTCGCCGGTGCTCGACGCGACGCCCGGGTCCACGCACGGGTACGACGTCACCGACCCGACGAAAGCGCGTCCCGAGCTGGGCGGTGAGCAGGCCCGGAAAGCGTTGTCCGCGCGGCTGAAAGAGGCCGGGCTGGGCTTCGTCGTCGACATCGTGCCCAACCACATGTCCGTCGAGGTGCCCAAGGCCAACCGCTGGTGGTGGGACGTGCTCCGCCACGGACGTGACTCGGCGTACGCGAACTTCTTCGACATCGACTGGAGCCGCGGGCGGGTGTTGCTGCCGGTGCTCGGCGAGGACGCCGCGGTGGCCGAGCTGAGCGTGGAGGATGGCCCCGAAGGCGCTGAACTCGGCTACTACGAGCACCGGTTCCCGATCGCGCCTGGCACCGAGGGGGGCAGCCCGCAGGAGGTGCACGCGCGCCAGCATTACGAGCTCGTCGGCTGGCGGCGCGGCAACCGCGAGCTGAACTACCGGCGGTTCTTCGACATCACGAACCTCGCGGCGGTGTCGGTGGAACGGCCCGAGGTGTTCGCCGAGACGCACGGCGAGGTGCTGCGCTGGGTGTCCGACGGCGACGTGACCGGCCTGCGCGTGGACCATCCGGACGGGCTCGCCGATCCCGGCGGCTACCTGCGCCGGCTGCGGGCCGGCGCGCCGGGGGCGTGGCTGGTCGTCGAGAAGATCCTGCACCCGGGCGAGGCGGTGCCGCAGAGCTGGCCGGTGGACGGGACCACCGGATACGACGCGCTGCGCGAGATCACCGGTGTGTTCGCCGATCCGGCCGCGGAGCCGGTGTTCACGCGGCTGGCCGCGGAGCAGGGTGTACGCACCGGCTTCGCCGAGGTCGAGCAGCGCGCACGGCGGCTGGTGACCGACGAGATCCTGGTCGCCGAGGTGCACCGGATCGCGGCGCTGTGCAGCGGCGTCGACTCCGGCGCGGCCCGTGCCGCGGTGGCCGAGGTGATGATCGCCTTCCCGGCGTACCGCTCGTACCTGCCCGAGGGCGCGGCACACTGGGACGAGGCGGTGGCGCGTGCCCGCGAGCGGCGCCCGGAGCTGGCCCCGGCGTTCGACGCGCTCGACAGCCAGGTGCGGGGCGCGCCGGACGGCGAGCTGGCCACCCGGATCCAGCAGACCTCCGGCATGGTCGTCGCGAAGGGCACCGAGGACACCACCTTCTACCGGTTCACCCGCTTCGCCGCGCTGAACGAGGTCGGCGGCAGCCCGGACCGGTTCGGCCTGGGCGTGGCCGGCTTCCACACCCTGGCCACCGGGCGGGCCGCTGCGCAGCCGGCCACGATGACCACGTTGACCACGCACGACACGAAACGGTCCGAGGACACCCGTGCCCGGCTCGTCGCGCTGTCCGAAGTGGCCGAAGAGTTCGCCGCCGCGGTGCGCCGGTGGACCGCGCGCCGCGGGATCGACGAGCCGGCGCTGAACCTGCTGGCCTGGCAGACCCTGGTCGGTGCCTGGCCGATCTCTCCCGCGCGGCTGCGTGACTACCTCGACAAAGCGGCCAAGGAGTCGAAGCTCCGCACCACCTGGACCGACCACGACGAGGAGTTCGAACGGGCCGTGGCGGCGTGGCCGGACGAGGTGCTGGGCGACGCGGAGCTGGCCGCCGACGTCGAAGCCTTCGTCGCGCGGGTTCGCGGCGCGGGCTGGTCGAACTCGCTCGGCCAGAAGCTGGTGCAGCTGGCCGGGCCCGGGGTGCCGGACGTCTACCAGGGCACCGAGCTGTGGGACCACTCGCTGGTCGATCCGGACAACCGGCGTGCGGTCGACTATTCGGTGCGGCGGGAGATCCTGGCCCGCGTGCGGGCCGGGGAACAGCCCGGGATCGACGAGTCCGGCGCGGCGAAACTCCTCGTCGTGCACCGGGCCCTGACCTTGCGCCGGGACCGGCCGGAGTTGTTCACCGGGTACCGCCCGCTGCACGCCGAGGGCGCTGCCGCCGATCACCTGCTCGCGTTCGAACGAGGCGAACGGCTGACCGTGGCGGTGACCCGGTTGCCGCTCGGCCTGGAGCGCTCGGGTGGCTGGCGCGACACCGTGCTGCCGCTGCGGGACGGCGGGTGGACCGACGTGCTCACCGGCCGCGCGGTCGGCGACGCGCCGCGTGCGGCGGCGTTGTTCGACCGGTACCCGGTGGCCCTGCTGGTCCGGGAGGACTCCTGA
- the treS gene encoding maltose alpha-D-glucosyltransferase produces MDEQSRPGAVPGLADVPHTGEAVTSDGMLVEPQADDFGHAHAAPRNPEWFKGAVFYEVLVRAFTDSNGDGTGDLRGLAGRLDYLEWLGVDCLWLPPFYASPLRDGGYDISDFRAVLPEFGTVEDFVYLLDEAHRRGIRVITDLVLNHTSDQHPWFQQSRSDPDGPYGDYYVWSDDDSRYADARIIFVDTETSNWTYDPVRGQFYWHRFFTHQPDLNYENETVQEAMLDVLRFWLDLGIDGFRLDAVPYLFEQEGTNCENLPRTHEFLKRCRKVVDDEFPGRILLAEANQWPSDVVEYFGDAEVGGDECHMAFHFPLMPRIFMAVRRESRFPISEILLQTPRIPSGTQWGIFLRNHDELTLEMVTDEERDYMYSEYAKDPRMKANIGIRRRLAPLLDNDRNQQELFTAMLLSLPGSPVLYYGDEIGMGDNIWLGDRDAVRTPMQWTPDRNAGFSSCDPGRIYLPVIMDPVYGYQALNVEAQAENASSLLNWTRRMIEVRKQHQAFAHGEFVDLGGSNPSVLAYQRHWRRPDGREDVVVCVNNLSRFPQPVELDLSGHRGATPVELTGGVRFPDIGELPYLLTLPGHGFYWFQLLEPEE; encoded by the coding sequence ATGGACGAACAGAGCCGGCCCGGAGCGGTTCCGGGACTGGCGGACGTACCGCACACCGGCGAGGCGGTGACCTCGGACGGCATGCTGGTGGAACCGCAGGCCGACGACTTCGGGCACGCGCACGCGGCGCCGCGGAACCCGGAATGGTTCAAGGGTGCGGTGTTCTACGAGGTCCTGGTCCGCGCGTTCACCGATTCGAACGGGGACGGGACCGGGGACCTGCGCGGGCTGGCCGGCCGGCTGGACTATCTCGAATGGCTCGGCGTGGACTGCCTGTGGCTGCCGCCGTTCTACGCTTCGCCGCTGCGCGACGGTGGGTACGACATCAGTGACTTCCGTGCGGTGCTGCCGGAGTTCGGCACCGTGGAGGACTTCGTCTACCTGCTCGACGAGGCGCACCGCCGCGGCATCCGGGTGATCACCGACCTGGTGCTCAACCACACCTCGGACCAGCACCCGTGGTTCCAGCAGTCGCGTTCGGACCCGGACGGCCCGTACGGCGACTACTACGTGTGGAGTGACGACGATTCCCGCTACGCGGACGCGCGGATCATCTTCGTGGACACCGAAACCTCGAACTGGACCTACGATCCGGTGCGCGGGCAGTTCTACTGGCACCGGTTCTTCACCCACCAGCCGGACCTGAACTACGAGAACGAGACCGTCCAGGAAGCCATGCTGGACGTGCTGCGGTTCTGGCTCGATCTGGGCATCGACGGGTTCCGGCTGGACGCGGTGCCCTACCTGTTCGAGCAGGAGGGCACCAACTGCGAGAACCTGCCGCGCACGCACGAGTTCCTCAAACGCTGCCGCAAGGTGGTCGACGACGAGTTCCCTGGCCGGATCCTGCTGGCCGAGGCGAACCAGTGGCCCTCGGACGTGGTGGAGTACTTCGGTGACGCCGAGGTCGGCGGGGACGAGTGCCACATGGCGTTCCACTTTCCGCTGATGCCGCGGATCTTCATGGCGGTGCGCCGCGAATCGCGGTTCCCGATCTCGGAGATCCTGCTGCAGACACCGCGGATCCCGTCCGGTACGCAGTGGGGCATCTTCCTGCGCAACCACGACGAGCTCACCTTGGAGATGGTCACCGACGAAGAGCGGGACTACATGTACTCCGAGTACGCCAAGGACCCGCGGATGAAGGCGAACATCGGCATCCGCCGCCGGCTGGCGCCGCTGCTGGACAACGACCGCAACCAGCAGGAGCTGTTCACCGCGATGCTGCTGTCGCTGCCGGGGTCGCCGGTGCTGTACTACGGCGACGAGATCGGCATGGGCGACAACATCTGGCTCGGCGACCGCGACGCGGTGCGGACGCCGATGCAGTGGACACCGGACCGCAACGCCGGCTTCTCCTCGTGCGATCCCGGCCGGATCTACCTGCCGGTGATCATGGATCCGGTCTACGGCTACCAGGCGCTGAACGTCGAGGCGCAGGCCGAGAACGCGTCCTCGCTGCTGAACTGGACGCGGCGGATGATCGAGGTGCGCAAGCAGCACCAGGCGTTCGCCCACGGCGAGTTCGTCGACCTCGGCGGATCGAACCCGAGTGTGCTGGCCTACCAGCGGCACTGGCGTCGCCCGGACGGACGCGAGGACGTGGTGGTGTGCGTGAACAACCTGTCGCGTTTCCCGCAGCCGGTGGAGCTCGACCTGTCCGGGCACCGCGGGGCCACGCCGGTGGAGCTGACCGGCGGCGTGCGGTTCCCGGACATCGGCGAGCTGCCCTACCTGCTCACCCTGCCCGGGCACGGGTTCTACTGGTTCCAGCTGCTCGAACCGGAGGAGTGA
- the glgX gene encoding glycogen debranching protein GlgX gives MATRPASDTQVLAGRPFPLGAHPEAGGVRFAVTSAVADAVEVCLIGEDGAERRIELTERTFGVWHGLVPGVTVGQRYGYRVHGPYEPARGLRCNPAKLLVDPYAHRITGGLTDLAAAQGFTGDPDRGPASTVDSLGSVPLSVVTSPGGPETGTKPEIPFEESVLYEVHVKGFTAQHPFIPEQLRGTYLGLAHPVAIEHLSRLGVTGVELLPVHAYADEPALIHAGRHNYWGYSPLGYFAPHPAYASEPGREVEEFRTMVAALHTAGIEVILDVVFNHTCEGGPDGPTLSLRGLDAPAYYLHSRRGQMADLTGCGNTLDAGSPAVIRLVTDSLRYWTHELGVDGFRFDLASTLGRPGGGGFDRESAMVTAITTDPVLSRCKLIAEPWDATAEGYQVGGFGPQWAEWNGRYRDTVRDFWRGATGVRDLAYRLSGSSDLYDHNLRRPWQSINFVTAHDGFTLRDLVSYNEKHNEANGEDNRDGTTDNRSWNHGAEGETEDEAIATLRARQARNLLATLLLSTGTPMLTAGDEMWRTQHGNNNAYCLDDETSWLDWTPPEASVPILAFTRRVVRLRAESPALRQPEFFEGRTTPTGKPDLVWFRPDGEEFDGLDWFDEERRTLCMWIDGSNSQARNRDGALVTDHSWLLVLHAGDEPVDVVLPGPEYGETFKPTLDTGTADGSPATPGVLEPKATIRVEARSLQLLRAPRDLLETPEAPPPG, from the coding sequence ATGGCTACCCGACCCGCATCCGACACCCAGGTCCTCGCCGGCCGCCCGTTCCCGCTCGGCGCCCACCCGGAGGCCGGCGGCGTCCGCTTCGCGGTCACCTCGGCGGTGGCCGACGCGGTCGAGGTCTGCCTGATCGGCGAGGACGGCGCGGAGCGGCGGATCGAGCTGACCGAGCGCACCTTCGGCGTGTGGCACGGGCTGGTCCCCGGCGTCACCGTCGGCCAGCGCTACGGCTACCGGGTGCACGGTCCGTACGAGCCGGCCCGCGGCCTGCGCTGCAATCCGGCGAAGCTGCTCGTGGATCCCTACGCGCACCGGATCACCGGAGGGCTCACCGACCTGGCCGCCGCGCAGGGCTTCACCGGCGACCCCGACCGCGGCCCGGCGTCCACTGTGGACTCGCTCGGCAGCGTGCCGCTGTCGGTGGTCACCTCGCCCGGTGGCCCGGAGACCGGGACCAAACCGGAGATCCCGTTCGAGGAGTCGGTGCTCTACGAGGTGCACGTCAAGGGGTTCACCGCGCAGCACCCGTTCATCCCGGAACAGCTGCGCGGCACCTACCTCGGCCTTGCCCACCCGGTGGCGATCGAGCACCTGAGCAGGCTCGGCGTGACCGGGGTGGAGCTGCTGCCGGTGCACGCCTACGCCGACGAGCCCGCGCTGATCCACGCCGGGCGGCACAACTACTGGGGCTACTCGCCGCTGGGCTACTTCGCCCCGCATCCGGCCTACGCCAGTGAGCCCGGCCGGGAGGTCGAGGAGTTCCGCACGATGGTGGCCGCCCTGCACACGGCCGGGATCGAGGTGATCCTCGACGTGGTGTTCAACCACACCTGCGAGGGCGGCCCGGACGGGCCCACGCTGTCCCTGCGCGGGCTCGACGCGCCCGCCTACTACCTGCACAGCCGCCGGGGGCAGATGGCCGACCTGACCGGCTGCGGCAACACCCTCGACGCCGGTTCGCCCGCGGTGATCCGGCTGGTCACCGACTCCCTGCGGTACTGGACCCACGAGCTGGGCGTGGACGGTTTCCGGTTCGACCTGGCCAGCACGCTGGGCCGGCCGGGCGGAGGCGGGTTCGACCGCGAGTCCGCGATGGTCACCGCCATCACCACCGACCCGGTGCTGTCGCGGTGCAAGCTGATCGCCGAGCCGTGGGACGCGACCGCGGAGGGTTACCAGGTCGGCGGCTTCGGCCCGCAGTGGGCGGAATGGAACGGCCGTTACCGCGACACCGTGCGCGACTTCTGGCGCGGGGCCACCGGCGTGCGCGACCTCGCCTACCGGCTCTCAGGCTCGTCCGACCTGTACGACCACAACCTGCGCCGTCCGTGGCAGTCGATCAACTTCGTGACCGCGCACGACGGGTTCACCCTGCGGGATCTGGTGTCGTACAACGAAAAGCACAACGAGGCCAACGGCGAGGACAACCGCGACGGGACCACCGACAACCGCTCCTGGAACCACGGCGCGGAGGGGGAGACCGAGGACGAGGCGATCGCCACGCTGCGTGCCCGCCAGGCCCGCAACCTGCTCGCCACCCTCCTGCTGTCCACCGGCACGCCGATGCTCACCGCGGGCGACGAGATGTGGCGCACCCAGCACGGCAACAACAACGCCTACTGCCTCGACGACGAGACGTCCTGGCTCGACTGGACCCCGCCGGAGGCGTCGGTGCCGATCCTCGCCTTCACCCGGCGGGTGGTGCGGCTGCGTGCGGAGAGTCCCGCGCTGCGCCAGCCGGAGTTCTTCGAGGGCCGCACCACGCCCACCGGCAAACCCGATCTCGTCTGGTTCCGCCCGGACGGTGAGGAGTTCGACGGCCTCGACTGGTTCGACGAGGAGCGGCGCACGCTGTGCATGTGGATCGACGGGTCGAACAGCCAGGCCCGCAACCGCGACGGCGCGCTGGTGACCGATCATTCGTGGCTGCTGGTCCTCCATGCGGGTGACGAGCCGGTGGACGTGGTGCTGCCCGGGCCGGAATACGGCGAGACGTTCAAGCCGACGCTGGACACCGGGACCGCGGACGGCAGCCCGGCGACCCCGGGCGTGCTGGAGCCGAAGGCGACCATTCGCGTGGAAGCCCGGTCACTGCAGCTTCTGCGCGCGCCGCGGGATCTGCTCGAGACCCCGGAAGCCCCGCCGCCGGGCTAG
- a CDS encoding alpha-1,4-glucan--maltose-1-phosphate maltosyltransferase: protein MSGRLGIDDVRPTVSCARYPAKAVVGEHFPVTATVWREGHDAVAATVSWRGPGDRVSRQTRMTEQGHGLDRFGAVLVPDAEGMWTYRVDAWSDPWTTWEHTAEVKIGAGQGPDELANDLETGARLLDRVSRRPDRRAERALLAGAAAALRAQDRALAERVGPALSPEVRQIMHEFPVRELITKGRTLKLWVDRRRAAFGSWYEFFPRSTGGVDADARAVHGTFGTATRELDRIAGMGFDVVYLPPVHPIGRVNRKGPNNTLHATPDDVGSPWAIGADEGGHDAVHPRLGTIEDFDAFVARAGELGMEVALDLALQAAPDHPWVLKYPEFFTTRPDGSIAYAENPPKKYQDIYPVNFDNDPRGIYDEVLRVVLHWVSHGVRIFRVDNPHTKPPDFWTWLIQSVKDAHPDVLFLAEAFTRPARLWGLAKLGFTQSYTYFTWRTTKEELVEFGVDLLEHVDEGRPNLFVNTPDILHESLQHGGPGMFALRAALAATMSPTWGVYSGYELFESEPVRPGSEEYLDSEKYQLRPRDFAGALAQGRSLEPWLARLNAIRRAHPALQGMRSLRFHHVDNDALIAYSKQDPATGDTVVTVVNLDPHGAREGTLWLDLPALGFDWPERLIAHDEVTGDTWDWGQANFVRLEPWRVVAHVVSLRRRLAD from the coding sequence ATGTCCGGCCGGCTCGGGATCGACGATGTCAGGCCCACCGTCAGCTGCGCCCGTTACCCGGCCAAAGCCGTTGTGGGAGAACACTTCCCGGTCACGGCCACGGTCTGGCGGGAGGGCCACGACGCGGTCGCCGCCACGGTGTCCTGGCGTGGTCCCGGCGACCGGGTCTCCCGGCAGACGCGGATGACCGAACAGGGCCACGGCCTCGACCGGTTCGGCGCGGTGCTGGTGCCCGACGCCGAGGGGATGTGGACCTACCGGGTCGACGCGTGGAGTGACCCGTGGACCACCTGGGAGCACACGGCCGAGGTGAAGATCGGCGCCGGGCAGGGGCCGGACGAGCTCGCCAACGACCTGGAGACCGGCGCCCGGCTGCTGGACCGCGTTTCCCGCCGTCCGGACCGCCGCGCCGAACGCGCGTTGCTGGCCGGTGCCGCCGCCGCGCTGCGTGCGCAGGACCGCGCACTGGCCGAGCGGGTCGGGCCGGCGCTGTCGCCGGAGGTCCGGCAGATCATGCACGAGTTCCCGGTGCGCGAGCTGATCACCAAGGGACGCACGCTCAAGCTGTGGGTCGACCGCCGCCGTGCCGCGTTCGGATCCTGGTACGAGTTCTTCCCGCGCTCCACCGGCGGGGTGGACGCCGATGCCCGTGCGGTGCACGGCACGTTCGGCACCGCCACGCGGGAGCTGGACCGGATCGCCGGCATGGGCTTCGACGTGGTCTACCTGCCCCCGGTGCACCCGATCGGCCGGGTGAACCGCAAGGGGCCCAACAACACTCTGCACGCGACCCCGGACGACGTCGGCTCGCCGTGGGCGATCGGCGCCGACGAGGGCGGGCACGACGCGGTGCATCCGCGGCTGGGCACGATCGAGGACTTCGACGCGTTCGTCGCGCGGGCCGGTGAGCTCGGCATGGAGGTCGCGCTCGATCTCGCCCTGCAGGCCGCGCCGGACCACCCGTGGGTGCTCAAGTACCCGGAGTTCTTCACCACGCGCCCGGACGGCAGCATCGCCTACGCGGAGAACCCGCCGAAGAAGTACCAGGACATCTACCCGGTCAACTTCGACAACGACCCGCGCGGGATCTACGACGAGGTCCTGCGCGTGGTGCTGCACTGGGTGTCGCACGGGGTGCGCATCTTCCGGGTGGACAATCCGCACACCAAACCGCCGGACTTCTGGACCTGGCTGATCCAGTCGGTCAAGGACGCGCATCCGGACGTGCTGTTCCTGGCCGAGGCGTTCACCCGCCCCGCGCGGCTGTGGGGACTGGCGAAACTCGGCTTCACCCAGAGCTACACCTACTTCACCTGGCGGACCACCAAGGAGGAGCTGGTCGAGTTCGGCGTCGACCTGCTCGAGCACGTCGACGAGGGCCGGCCGAACCTGTTCGTCAACACCCCGGACATCCTGCACGAATCCCTGCAGCACGGCGGGCCGGGCATGTTCGCGCTGCGGGCCGCGCTGGCCGCCACGATGTCGCCGACCTGGGGTGTCTACTCCGGCTACGAGCTGTTCGAGAGCGAGCCGGTCCGCCCCGGCAGCGAGGAGTACCTCGACTCGGAGAAGTACCAGCTGCGCCCGCGGGACTTCGCCGGCGCGCTCGCGCAGGGCCGGTCGCTGGAGCCGTGGCTCGCCCGGCTCAACGCGATCCGCCGCGCGCATCCGGCGCTGCAGGGCATGCGGTCGCTGCGGTTCCACCACGTCGACAACGACGCGCTGATCGCCTACTCGAAGCAGGACCCGGCGACCGGCGACACCGTGGTCACGGTCGTGAACCTCGATCCGCACGGCGCGCGGGAGGGCACCCTCTGGCTCGACCTGCCCGCCCTCGGCTTCGACTGGCCGGAGCGGCTGATCGCGCACGACGAGGTCACCGGCGACACCTGGGACTGGGGCCAGGCGAACTTCGTGCGGCTCGAGCCGTGGCGGGTCGTGGCCCACGTGGTGTCGCTGCGCCGCCGGCTGGCGGACTGA